A part of Drosophila bipectinata strain 14024-0381.07 chromosome 3L, DbipHiC1v2, whole genome shotgun sequence genomic DNA contains:
- the LOC108129151 gene encoding transportin-2-like has protein sequence MTWEPQGEGLQQIIAILKESQSPDTATQMAVQMKLEEFNRYPDFNNYLIYVLTKLKTEDEPTRSLSGLILKNNIRMHGSTLQPEIVEYIKHECLQAVGDASPLIRATVGILITTIASNGGLHNWPQLLPSLCDMLDAQDYNVCEGAFSALQKICEDSAEILDSAALNRPLNVMIPKFLQYFKHNSPKIRSHAIACINQFIINRSQALMLNIDTFIENLFHLSSDEDHEVRKNVCHGLVMLLEVRMDRLMPHMSQIIEYMLLRTQDSDEGVALEASEFWLSLAEQSICKDVLAPYLAQLAPVLVRGMRYSEIDIILLKGNVEEDDMVPDREEDIRPRFHKSRTHTIKSGQESGGQGAGATGDDDDDDFDDGLDDDSSLSEWNLRKCSAAALDVLANVFREDCLPIVLPILKDTLFHQEWVIKESGVLALGAIAEGCMQGMIQHLPELIPYLISCLSDKKALVRSITCWTLSRYANWVVNQPHDQYLKPLMEELLKRILDSNKRVQEAACSAFATLEEEACTELVPYLEYILKTLVFAFSKYQHKNLLILYDAVGTLADSVGHHLNKPQYIDILMPPLIDKWNLLKDDDKDLFPLLECLSSIATALQSGFLPYCDPVYRRCISLIEQTINQEMLCKQNQTFEHPDKERMIVALDLLSGLAEGLDRHIETLVANSNIMRLLFQCMQDILPEVRQSSFALLGDLTKACFPHVHPFMADFFPILGQNLNPDFISVCNNATWAIGEICMKLGEETKQYIHLVLSDLFVIINRPNTPKTLLENTAITIGRLGYVCPVEVAPFLPDFVRQWCTSLRHIRDNDEKDSAFRGMCHMITVNPAGVVPDFIFFCDAIASWVNPPQDLHQMIQKILHGFKTQVGEENWRRFVEQFPPTLAERLATMYNI, from the exons atgACGTGGGAACCGCAGGGCGAAGGTCTGCAACAGATCATAGCGATCCTCAAGGAGTCGCAGTCCCCCGACACAGCCACCCAAATGGCCGTACAAATG AAACTGGAGGAATTCAACCGATATCCTGACTTCAACAACTATCTCATCTACGTACTCACCAAGCTAAAGACAGAGGACGAGCCCACACGATCGCTCAGCGGCCTGATCCTGAAGAACAACATCCGTATGCACGGCAGCACTCTGCAACCGGAGATTGTCGAGTATATCAAACACGAGTGTCTGCAGGCAGTGGGCGATGCCTCGCCTTTGATCCGCGCCACAGTCGGCATCCTTATCACGACCATTGCCAGCAATGGCGGTTTGCACAACTGGCCACAGCTGCTGCCCTCGCTCTGCGACATGCTCGATGCCCAGGACTACAATGTCTGCGAGGGCGCATTTAGCGCATTACAAAAAATCTGCGAGGACTCTGCCGAGATCCTGGACTCAGCAGCACTTAACAGACCCCTGAACGTCATGATTCCAAAGTTTCTTCAATACTTCAAGCATAACAGCCCGAAGATCCGCTCTCATGCTATTGCTTGCATAAATCAGTTCATCATAAACCGATCTCAAGCGCTAATGCTGAACATTGATACTTTCATCGAGAACTTATTCCACTTGTCCTCGGACGAGGACCACGAGGTGCGCAAGAATGTTTGCCATGGACTGGTTATGCTGCTGGAGGTGCGCATGGACAGACTCATGCCGCACATGTCGCAGATCATTGAg TACATGTTGCTGCGCACCCAGGATTCCGATGAGGGTGTGGCCCTGGAGGCTTCTGAATTTTGGCTGTCGCTGGCAGAACAGAGCATCTGCAAGGATGTCCTTGCTCCCTACTTGGCTCAGCTGGCCCCAGTGCTAGTGCGCGGAATGCGCTACTCAGAGATTGACATCATCCTACTAAAGGGCAATGTAGAGGAGGACGACATGGTGCCGGATCGCGAGGAGGACATACGTCCGAGATTCCACAAGTCTCGCACGCACACGATCAAGAGCGGACAGGAGAGCGGTGGCCAGGGTGCCGGTGCCACaggcgatgatgatgatgacgatttTGACGACGGACTGGATGACGACAGCTCCCTGTCCGAGTGGAACCTGCGCAAGTGCAGCGCCGCAGCCCTCGATGTCTTGGCCAATGTGTTCCGCGAGGACTGCCTGCCCATCGTGTTGCCGATTCTGAAGGACACTCTGTTTCATCAGGAGTGGGTGATCAAGGAAAGTGGCGTTTTGGCACTGGGCGCCATCGCTGAGGGCTGCATGCAGGGCATGATCCAGCACCTGCCAGAATTGATCCCATACCTGATCTCCTGCTTGTCGGATAAGAAGGCTCTGGTGCGGTCCATCACCTGCTGGACTCTGTCCCGCTACGCCAATTGGGTTGTCAACCAGCCGCACGACCAGTACTTGAAGCCGCTGATGGAAGAGCTTCTGAAGCGCATTCTGGACTCTAACAAGAGGGTTCAGGAGGCGGCTTGCTCAGCATTCGCAACACTCGAAGAGGAAGCTTGCACCGAGCTGGTGCCGTACTTGGAGTACATTCTGAAGACCCTCGTCTTCGCATTCTCCAAGTATCAGCACAAGAACTTGCTGATCTTGTATGACGCAGTGGGCACTTTGGCCGATTCCGTGGGCCATCACCTGAACAAGCCCCAGTACATTGACATCTTGATGCCGCCGCTCATCGACAAGTGGAATCTGCTCAAGGACGATGACAAGGACCTGTTTCCCTTGCTGGAGTGCTTGTCGAGCATTGCCACAGCCCTGCAGTCGGGCTTCCTGCCCTACTGCGATCCGGTGTACAGACGCTGCATATCTCTGATCGAGCAGACCATCAACCAGGAAATG CTCTGCAAACAAAACCAAACCTTTGAGCATCCCGATAAAGAGCGCATGATTGTGGCCCTGGACTTGCTATCCGGTTTGGCCGAAGGCCTGGATCGCCACATCGAAACTTTAGTggccaacagcaacatcatGCGCCTGCTGTTCCAATGCATGCAGGACATTTTGCCAGAG GTGCGCCAATCGTCCTTCGCTCTGCTGGGCGATCTGACTAAGGCTTGCTTTCCACACGTGCACCCCTTCATGGCCGACTTCTTTCCCATCCTGGGTCAGAATCTGAACCCCGATTTTATCTCGGTGTGCAACAATGCCACCTGGGCCATAGGGGAGATCTGTATGAAACTGG GTGAGGAGACCAAGCAGTACATACACCTTGTACTCAGCGACCTGTTCGTCATAATCAACCGCCCCAATACGCCCAAGACTCTGCTGGAGAACACAG CAATAACAATCGGTCGTCTAGGTTATGTGTGCCCAGTTGAAGTGGCTCCTTTTTTGCCCGATTTTGTACGACAGTG GTGCACGTCGCTGCGTCACATACGCGACAACGATGAGAAGGACTCGGCCTTCCGTGGCATGTGCCACATGATCACAGTGAACCCAGCCGGCGTGGTGCCCGACTTTATATTCTTCTGCGATGCCATTGCCTCGTGGGTGAATCCCCCACAGGATCTTCATCAGATGATACAGAAG ATTCTCCACGGCTTCAAGACCCAGGTGGGTGAAGAGAATTGGCGTCGATTTGTGGAACAATTCCCGCCAACTTTGGCCGAGCGCCTGGCCACCATGTACAACATCTAA
- the Sf3b6 gene encoding splicing factor 3B subunit 6, with protein sequence MNKRNHIRLPPEVNRLLYVRNLPYKITSDEMYDIFGKFGAIRQIRVGNTPETRGTAFVVYEDIFDAKNACDHLSGFNVCNRYLVVLYYQSNKAFKRVDMDKKQEELNNIKAKYNLKTPEAP encoded by the exons ATGAATAAGCGCAACCAT ATCCGCCTGCCGCCGGAGGTGAATCGGTTGTTGTATGTGCGAAACCTGCCGTACAAAAtcacctccgatgaaatgtaCGACATTTTCGGCAAGTTTGGAGCCATTCGCCAGATTCGAGT aggCAACACTCCGGAGACCCGCGGCACCGCCTTTGTTGTCTACGAGGACATTTTTGATGCCAAAAACGCCTGCGACCATTTGTCTGGCTTCAACGTGTGCAACCGCTACCTGGTTGTGCTCTATTACCAGTCCAACAAGGCCTTTAAGCGCGTCGACATGGACAAGAAACAGGAGGAGCTCAACAACATTAAGGCAAAGTACAACCTGAAGACCCCCGAGGCCCCCTAA
- the LOC108129183 gene encoding zinc finger protein 490, whose translation MDTRDYQVVARRLCRVCLLDLEQAFGHDLFLDPELAKKFTVCTSVEADKQDGFPSNLCERCYGKLNELHEFRELCLISRQRFKEMLSSNLVTSMEVFEPAREDSEAEDPGSFDPLLNNKMEVIGNEEEVFKMLETVDKDPEEHRIPDESSNNEEEEDEKPKRQYNQPRERLRVHLITCPICHQKFKKQSKYEEHMKHHNDLLPFQCSEETCKKGFTTAGALRLHIDYAHTKKSNEIPCTVEGCRLLFPRLRLLTIHLKKVHNQTRVSAPRGDQPCRECGMVFRCPVALKKHMYKHTGEELPYPCNICGKGFHINSALKNHLLRHAGIKNYVCPYCGVGKTTRQEWSKHILTHTQEKQFKCHICEHATHTKRALDSHVKIVHEKIRNFACQYCGKTFGKSHACKIHEMTHTGEKRCECKVCGKKFLYTESLTKHLKIHEKSVERALETYRQRHGKEDITEAEVDADQLLKVCAESVATIPKDPRRVERVDLAQLAGTVVNPIPTIHLPPSEMPTRTKFVQKEGMHLCPGCGQGFNNLGNMKRHYKTVHEKVKDFECRFCARRFANSQSLKQHEWIHTGEKPYECKNCGSHFRQEAALIRHLKVHDKRPPKPPKPHKEITHKARQKAIQKSAHKRKVEALRQEIAVVAKEELKDLEKQRALEKQQNTYEQYQAAAADSKST comes from the exons ATGGACACCAGGGACTACCAGGTCGTCGCACGCCGACTATGTCGCGTTTGTCTTCTCGATTTGGAGCAAGCGTTTGGGCACGATTTGTTCCTGGATCCAGAGTTGGCTAAGAAATTCACAGTCTGCACCTCGGTGGAGGCTGATAAGCAGGACGGATTTCCAAGTAACCTTTGCGAAAGGTGCTATGGAAAGCTGAACGAGCTCCACGAGTTCAGGGAACTATGCTTGATTTCCAGGCAGCGATTCAAAGAAATGTTGTCTAGTAACTTGGTTACTTCAATGGAGGTATTTGAGCCTGCTAGAGAGGATTCCGAGGCGGAAGATCCCGGCAGCTTCGATCcccttttaaataataaaatggaaGTTATTGGCAATGAGGAGGAGGTGTTCAAAATGCTGGAGACGGTGGATAAAGACCCAGAGGAGCATAGAATCCCGGACGAATCTTCCAACAATGAAGAGGAGGAAGACGAAAAGCCCAAGCGACAGTACAATCAACCTAGAGAGCGCCTTCGCGTTCATCTTATTACATGTCCCATCTGCCACCAAAAGTTCAAAAAGCAATCCAAATATGAGGAGCACATGAAGCACCACAATGACTTGTTGCCCTTTCAGTGCTCAGAGGAAACTTGTAAGAAAG GCTTCACCACTGCGGGAGCACTGCGTCTTCATATCGACTACGCTCATACGAAAAAATCCAACGAGATCCCCTGCACCGTGGAGGGGTGCCGGCTGCTGTTCCCTCGCCTCCGTCTATTGACGATTCATCTGAAAAAAGTGCACAACCAGACTAGAGTGAGTGCTCCGCGTGGGGACCAACCTTGTCGCGAGTGTGGGATGGTCTTCCGCTGCCCTGTGGCGCTAAAAAAGCACATGTACAAGCACACGGGCGAGGAGCTGCCGTATCCCTGCAACATATGCGGCAAGGGCTTCCACATAAACAGTGCTTTGAAAAATCACCTTCTGCGACATGCCGGGATCAAGAATTACGTGTGTCCCTACTGCGGCGTTGGGAAAACCACCAGGCAGGAGTGGAGCAAACACATCCTCACCCACACGCAGGAAAAGCAGTTCAAGTGCCACATCTGCGAGCATGCCACCCACACAAAAAGAGCCTTGGACAGCCATGTGAAGATTGTCCACGAAAAGATCCGCAACTTCGCCTGCCAGTATTGCGGAAAGACTTTCGGGAAATCGCACGCTTGCAAAATTCACGAGATGACCCACACGGGGGAAAAGCGTTGCGAGTGTAAG GTTTGTGGCAAGAAGTTCCTCTACACAGAGAGCCTGACTAAGCATCTAAAAATTCACGAGAAAAGCGTGGAAAGAGCTTTGGAAACCTATCGGCAGCGGCACGGGAAGGAAGACATTACCGAAGCAGAGGTGGATGCGGATCAGTTGCTAAAGGTTTGCGCAGAGTCTGTGGCGACCATACCCAAGGATCCACGGCGCGTGGAGCGAGTTGACCTGGCCCAGTTGGCAGGGACAGTAGTTAATCCTATCCCTACCATTCATCTGCCGCCCAGCGAGATGCCCACCCGGACGAAATTCGTCCAGAAGGAAGGTATGCACTTATGCCCAGGCTGCGGCCAAGGATTCAACAACTTGGGCAACATGAAGCGCCACTACAAGACCGTTCACGAAAAGGTTAAGGACTTTGAATGCCGCTTCTGCGCCCGCCGTTTCGCCAACTCGCAATCCTTGAAGCAGCACGAATGGATTCACACCGGCGAAAAGCCGTACGAGTGCAAGAATTGCGGCTCGCACTTCCGCCAAGAGGCGGCTCTCATCCGACACCTAAAGGTTCACGACAAGAGACCGCCCAAACCCCCAAAGCCGCACAAGGAAATCACGCACAAGGCGCGCCAGAAAGCCATCCAGAAAAGTGCGCACAAGCGGAAGGTAGAGGCCCTCAGACAGGAGATTGCCGTAGTGGCCAAAGAGGAGCTCAAGGATCTGGAGAAGCAGCGGGCACTCGAAAAGCAGCAGAATACCTATGAGCAGTATCAGGCAGCGGCAGCCGATTCCAAGTCCACTTAA
- the D19A gene encoding zinc finger protein 493 yields the protein MDVAGTYSIHTLCRICLNHLQNDAAYDLYLVPGLSKKLCLCTSLSVEPQDGFPKNICTQCYTRLNDLHDFQKLCVDSVQKFQDMVASNAFVCQSNFDVLDPSIAGQDMHGEEEDHINYDPLLNHKMELIENEEEVFKMLEHVDKEAEEVQKQEEEDEKPSGSLKMFDDDSSDESGNDNDRDLDFEPNSSDDDIPLAQRIRETGPGSTLSAPKAAQGKPRGRPRGRPKKKPVEEEELDELSDSSESDDSDDDGDGTSRDKPKRKRIPPDERHLHRIIDCHICHQKFKKAIRYEEHMKYHNDLLPFQCKVETCKKGFTTANGLRIHIDHAHTELSEVHPCPAEGCGKTFPRVRLLTFHMKKVHGITKAAAPLRDFPCPECDTVFRCPTALKKHMYKHTGEELPYPCNICGKRFVINSALRDHLMRHAGIKNHVCPYCGVGKTTRQEWNAHILTHTKEKKFKCRQCDHASHNKQALSNHVKVVHEKRKDFACQYCGKTFGKSHACKVHERSHTGEKCCECRICGKIFLCDKSLTKHLKTHEKRDLPPSEPHRQQLNIPIPGQMPADPTGLAQLQPSSGEDMMKACGGGTAEAPTKPKNSRRVQRVDISQLAGTAVNPIPSVSVPSWSPQVNFTKKEGQHICPGCGRGFNNIGNMKLHYKIIHEKVKDFACRFCPKRFSKAQILRHHEWIHTGEKPFECKICGKHFRQETALKKHIKTHEKPNRRHVPERSAPTQITFRKLEPDAEPRNYDQYQDPAAERAAATAELLAHQLEENEARRKADIERQKIAAAACEQLTKLQQQQDIMKATTSYDGYYAQKAQAEGTSVDALKIDHV from the exons ATGGACGTGGCGGGCACCTATTCTATACACACCTTGTGCAGGATTTGCCTGAATCACCTGCAGAACGACGCCGCCTACGACCTGTATTTAGTTCCGGGACTCTCGAAAAAACTTTGCTTGTGTACGTCCCTGTCCGTAGAGCCGCAGGACGGGTTCCCGAAGAACATCTGCACCCAGTGCTATACTCGGCTTAACGACCTGCACGACTTCCAGAAGCTATGCGTGGACTCGGTGCAGAAGTTCCAAGACATGGTGGCCAGCAACGCCTTTGTGTGCCAGAGCAACTTCGATGTGCTGGACCCCAGCATCGCCGGGCAGGACATGCACGGCGAGGAGGAGGACCACATCAACTACGACCCCTTGCTGAACCACAAAATGGAGCTGATCGAGAACGAGGAGGAGGTCTTTAAGATGCTGGAGCACGTGGACAAGGAGGCCGAGGAGGTGCAGAAGcaagaggaggaggatgagAAACCGAGCGGTTCCCTGAAGATGTTCGACGACGACTCCTCCGACGAAAGTGGTAACGACAACGATCGCGACCTGGACTTCGAACCCAACAGCAGTGACGACGACATTCCGCTGGCCCAGCGCATCCGGGAAACGGGGCCGGGTTCGACGTTGTCAGCTCCCAAGGCAGCCCAAGGAAAGCCCCGGGGACGACCCAGAGGCAGGCCTAAGAAGAAACCTGTGGAGGAAGAGGAATTGGACGAATTAAGCGACTCCTCCGAATCGGACGACTCTGACGACGATGGTGACGGTACATCGCGGGATAAGCCGAAGCGGAAGAGGATTCCCCCCGATGAGCGTCACCTGCACCGCATCATTGACTGCCACATTTGCCACCAGAAGTTCAAGAAGGCCATCCGCTACGAGGAGCACATGAAGTACCACAATGATCTACTGCCCTTCCAGTGCAAGGTGGAGACCTGCAAGAAAG GATTCACAACTGCCAATGGGCTGCGCATTCACATCGACCACGCCCACACGGAATTGTCTGAAGTCCATCCCTGCCCCGCCGAGGGCTGTGGGAAGACTTTCCCGCGCGTCCGCTTGCTCACGTTCCACATGAAGAAGGTGCACGGCATAACCAAGGCGGCAGCTCCACTGCGTGACTTCCCATGCCCCGAGTGCGACACGGTCTTCCGTTGTCCCACTGCCCTCAAGAAGCACATGTACAAGCACACGGGAGAGGAGCTGCCCTACCCCTGCAACATCTGCGGCAAACGGTTCGTGATCAACAGTGCCCTGAGGGACCATCTTATGCGGCACGCTGGCATCAAGAACCATGTGTGTCCTTACTGCGGGGTGGGCAAGACCACCAGGCAGGAGTGGAACGCCCACATCCTCACGCACACCAAGGAGAAGAAGTTTAAATGCCGACAGTGCGATCACGCGTCCCACAACAAGCAAGCCCTGTCCAATCACGTGAAGGTGGTGCACGAGAAACGGAAGGACTTCGCCTGCCAATATTGCGGAAAGACATTCGGAAAATCTCACGCCTGCAAGGTGCACGAGAGGAGCCACACTGGAGAGAAGTGCTGCGAGTGCAGGATATGCGGCAAGATCTTCCTTTGCGACAAGAGCCTAACGAAGCACCTTAAGACTCACGAGAAGCGGGATCTTCCGCCGTCGGAGCCGCACCGTCAGCAGCTCAACATTCCCATTCCAGGCCAGATGCCAGCGGATCCTACGGGTCTGGCTCAACTGCAGCCGAGTTCGGGCGAAGACATGATGAAGGCGTGTGGCGGCGGGACCGCTGAAGCGCCTACCAAGCCGAAGAACTCGCGTCGTGTCCAGAGAGTAGACATTTCGCAGCTGGCGGGCACCGCTGTGAATCCCATACCATCCGTATCTGTCCCCTCGTGGTCGCCCCAAGTGAACTTCACCAAAAAAGAGGGCCAGCACATCTGCCCGGGCTGCGGACGCGGCTTCAACAACATAGGAAACATGAAGCTCCACTACAAAATTATCCATGAGAAGGTCAAGGACTTTGCCTGCCGTTTCTGCCCCAAGCGGTTCTCCAAGGCGCAGATCCTACGCCACCATGAGTGGATTCACACCGGAGAGAAGCCGTTCGAGTGCAAGATCTGTGGCAAGCACTTCCGCCAGGAGACGGCGCTCAAGAAACACATAAAGACCCACGAGAAGCCGAACAGGCGGCATGTGCCCGAGCGCAGTGCGCCCACGCAAATCACTTTCAGAAAGCTGGAGCCTGATGCGGAGCCGAGGAACTATGACCAGTACCAGGACCCAGCAGCAGAACGAGCGGCGGCCACCGCGGAGCTGCTGGCACACCAACTGGAGGAGAACGAGGCCAGGCGCAAGGCGGACATCGAAAGGCAGAAAATCGCGGCAGCCGCCTGTGAACAGCTAAccaagctgcagcagcagcaggacatCATGAAGGCCACCACCTCCTACGATGGCTACTATGCGCAAAAAGCCCAGGCAGAGGGCACCAGTGTGGACGCTCTGAAGATCGACCATGTCTAG
- the D19B gene encoding zinc finger protein 502 — protein sequence MSAGSHYSIHTVCRTCLSTLDNTAAYDLFLVPGLAKKLCVCTSLSVEQTDGFPKNLCTLCYTKLNDLHDFQKQCVDSVQKFQDLVASNTFACQSSFDVLDPSAAVADLPPEEEDNVNFDPLLNSKIEIIENEEDVFKMLETVEKEVEEVEKQEMAQPFGIRAEDSSFESGNDNDQDEDFQINSSDDDIPLAQRSTRGSTRGTASKAKGRSKAAVKRDEESEETSSSEDSDDDDIKEKPKRKRIPATERDRHRLIDCHICHQKFKKAIRYEEHMKHHNDLLPYQCTVESCRKGFTTANGLRVHVEHAHTESSAMHPCTYEGCNKTFARPVLLSFHMKRIHKVDTPSRDFPCTECEKVFRCPTALKKHMYKHTGEELPFACEICGKRFPINSVLRDHLLRHAGIKNHVCPYCGVGKTTRQEWNKHILTHTKEKKYECRLCDHASHNKQALANHVKVVHEKRKDFACQYCGKTFGKSHACKIHERSHTGEKCCDCKICGKVFLFEKGLTKHLKTHEKRDLPKTQPTPNPLATDAAGGSASTTIAKPSPHLRGRVERVDIAQLAGTVANPIPSVNLPSWSPQVNFTKKEGQHMCPDCGKGFNHVSNMKLHYKVVHQKVKDFCCRFCPKRFAKKQYLRHHEYIHTGEKPYECKVCGKHFRQEQVLKTHMKVHDKPPRPPGKTKEPASSKSETSTTTVKRQQPKNFEQYQDPAAERAAATAELLAYQIEENEAKRKAEAELRKIQEAAFEQLNKLQKQTNTYDGFYAQKAEAEGTSVDALKLDHV from the exons ATGAGCGCGGGGAGTCACTACTCCATTCACACGGTGTGCCGCACCTGCCTGTCCACACTGGACAATACGGCCGCGTACGACCTGTTTCTGGTTCCCGGGTTGGCGAAAAAACTGTGCGTCTGCACTTCCCTGTCCGTGGAGCAGACCGATGGGTTTCCCAAGAATCTTTGCACTCTGTGCTACACGAAGCTGAATGACCTGCACGACTTCCAAAAGCAGTGTGTGGACTCGGTGCAAAAGTTCCAGGACCTGGTGGCCAGCAATACCTTCGCCTGTCAGAGCAGCTTCGATGTCCTGGACCCGAGCGCTGCAGTGGCGGATCTTCCCCCCGAGGAAGAGGACAACGTCAACTTCGACCCTCTGCTCAACTCCAAGATCGAGATAATTGAGAACGAGGAGGATGTATTCAAGATGCTGGAGACGGTGGAGAAGGAAGTCGAGGAGGTGGAGAAGCAGGAGATGGCCCAACCCTTCGGCATCCGCGCGGAGGACTCTTCTTTCGAAAGTGGAAACGACAACGACCAGGACGAGGACTTCCAGATTAACAGCAGTGACGACGACATTCCGCTGGCCCAACGGAGCACGCGAGGCTCTACTCGGGGAACAGCCAGCAAGGCCAAGGGGAGGAGCAAGGCGGCCGTCAAGCGGGATGAGGAGTCGGAAGAGACCAGCTCCTCGGAAGACTCTGACGACGACGACATCAAGGAGAAGCCCAAACGCAAAAGGATTCCAGCCACGGAGCGCGACCGTCACCGGCTAATCGACTGCCACATTTGCCATCAGAAGTTCAAGAAGGCCATTCGGTACGAGGAGCACATGAAGCATCACAACGACCTCTTGCCTTACCAGTGCACCGTGGAGAGCTGCAGGAAAG GCTTTACTACCGCCAATGGCTTACGTGTCCATGTGGAGCATGCTCACACGGAGAGTTCGGCCATGCATCCGTGCACCTACGAGGGATGcaacaaaacttttgccaggCCCGTGCTGCTGAGCTTTCACATGAAGCGGATCCACAAGGTGGACACTCCATCGAGGGACTTCCCCTGCACGGAATGCGAAAAGGTCTTCCGCTGTCCCACGGCCCTCAAGAAGCATATGTATAAGCACACGGGCGAGGAGCTGCCGTTCGCTTGCGAAATCTGCGGCAAGCGCTTCCCCATCAACAGCGTTCTGCGGGACCATTTGCTCCGTCACGCTGGCATCAAAAATCATGTCTGCCCCTACTGCGGCGTGGGCAAGACCACCAGGCAGGAGTGGAACAAGCACATCCTGACGCACACAAAAGAGAAGAAGTACGAATGCCGGCTGTGCGATCACGCCTCGCACAACAAGCAGGCCTTGGCCAACCATGTGAAGGTGGTGCACGAGAAACGAAAGGATTTCGCCTGCCAATACTGCGGCAAGACGTTTGGCAAGTCGCACGCGTGCAAAATTCATGAGAGGAGTCACACGGGGGAGAAGTGCTGTGACTGCAAGATCTGCGGAAAGGTGTTCCTGTTTGAAAAGGGCCTCACGAAGCACCTGAAGACTCACGAAAAGAGGGATCTGCCCAAGACGCAGCCGACCCCCAATCCTCTGGCAACTGACGCGGCTGGCGGGTCCGCCTCTACGACGATTGCCAAGCCCAGTCCGCACTTGCGTGGACGCGTAGAACGCGTGGACATTGCTCAACTGGCGGGCACAGTTGCCAATCCGATACCCTCGGTTAACCTACCATCTTGGTCGCCGCAAGTGAACTTCACGAAGAAAGAAGGCCAGCACATGTGCCCCGACTGCGGTAAGGGCTTTAACCACGTCAGCAACATGAAGCTACATTATAAGGTGGTGCACCAGAAGGTAAAGGACTTCTGCTGCCGCTTTTGTCCAAAACGATTCGCCAAGAAGCAGTATCTCCGGCACCACGAATACATTCACACGGGCGAAAAACCGTACGAGTGCAAGGTTTGCGGCAAGCATTTCCGCCAGGAGCAGGTGCTAAAGACGCATATGAAGGTGCACGACAAGCCTCCACGTCCACCAGGAAAAACCAAGGAGCCCGCCAGTTCCAAATCGGAGACGAGCACTACCACAGTGAAGCGCCAGCAGCCAAAGAACTTCGAGCAGTACCAGGATCCGGCTGCGGAACGGGCAGCAGCTACGGCGGAACTTCTGGCCTACCAAATCGAGGAGAACGAGGCAAAGCGCAAGGCCGAGGCAGAGCTACGAAAAATCCAGGAGGCGGCCTTCGAGCAGCTCAATAAGCTGCAAAAACAGACCAACACCTACGACGGATTCTACGCCCAAAAAGCCGAGGCGGAAGGAACATCAGTGGACGCTTTGAAACTCGACCACGTCTGA